A stretch of Mastomys coucha isolate ucsf_1 unplaced genomic scaffold, UCSF_Mcou_1 pScaffold1, whole genome shotgun sequence DNA encodes these proteins:
- the Znf281 gene encoding zinc finger protein 281 — protein sequence MKIGSGFLSGGGGPGSSGGSGSGGSSGSGGGGGRRAEMEPTFPQSMVMFNHRLPPVTSFTRPAGTAAPPPQCVLSSSTSAAPAAEPPPPPAPDMTFKKEPAASAAAFPSQRTSWGFLQSLVSIKQEKPADPEEQQSHHHHHHHHYGGLFAGAEERSPGLGGGEGGSHGVIQDLSILHQHVQQQPAQHHRDVLLSSGSRTDDHGNEEPKQETNVKKAKRPKPESQGIKAKRKPSASSKPLVGEGEGAVLSPSQKPHICDHCSAAFRSSYHLRRHVLIHTGERPFQCSQCSMGFIQKYLLQRHEKIHSREKPFGCDQCSMKFIQKYHMERHKRTHSGEKPYKCDTCQQYFSRTDRLLKHRRTCGEAIAKGAASAEPGSSNHNSMGNLAVLSQGNTSSSRRKSKSKSIAIENKEHKTGKTNESQMSNSINMQSYSVEMPTVSTSGGIIGTGIDELQKRVPKLIFKKGNRKNTDKSYLNFVSPLPDVVGQKSLSGKASGSLGIVSNNSVETVGLLQSASGKQGPISNNYDDAMQFSKKRRYLPTASSNSAFSINVGHMVSQQSVIQSAGVSVLDNEAPLSLIDSSALNAEIKSCHDKSGIPDEVLQSILDQYSSKSETQKEDPFNLTEPRVDLHTSGEHSELVQEENLSPGTQTPSNDKTSMLQEYSKYLQQAFEKSTNAGFTLGHGFQFVSLSSPLHNHTLFPEKQIYTTSPLECGFGQSVTSVLPSSLPKPPFGMLFGSQPGLYLSALDATHQQLTPSQELDDLIDSQKNLETSSAFQASSQKLTSQKEQQKNLESSTSFQIPSQELASQIGPQKDIEPRTTYQIENFAQAFGSQFKSGSRVPMTFITNSNGEVDHRVRTSVSDFSGYTNMMSDVSEPCSTRVKTPTSQSYR from the coding sequence ATGAAAATCGGCAGCGGGTTCCTCAGCGGCGGCGGCGGTCCCGGCAGTAGCGGTGGTAGCGGCTCCGGCGGCAGCtccggcagcggcggcggcggcggcaggagAGCAGAGATGGAGCCCACCTTCCCCCAGAGTATGGTTATGTTCAACCACCGGCTCCCCCCGGTCACCAGCTTCACCCGGCCGGCGGGGACGGCCGCCCCTCCCCCGCAGTGCGTGTTATCCTCCTCTACCTCCGCAGCCCCGGCCGCTGAGCCCCCCCCTCCGCCAGCCCCGGACATGACTTTCAAGAAGGAGCCGGCGGCGTCAGCCGCGGCCTTCCCTTCGCAGAGGACCTCCTGGGGATTCTTGCAGTCCTTGGTGAGCATCAAGCAGGAGAAACCTGCGGATCCTGAGGAGCAGCagtcccaccaccaccatcaccaccaccactatggGGGGCTGTTCGCTGGGGCTGAAGAGCGATCACCAGGCctaggaggaggggaaggggggagccACGGCGTCATCCAAGACCTCAGTATTCTCCACCAGCATGTCCAGCAGCAACCAGCCCAGCACCACCGTGATGTATTACTGAGCAGCGGTAGCAGGACTGATGACCATGGCAACGAGGAGCCAAAGCAGGAAACTAACGTCAAAAAGGCAAAGAGGCCAAAGCCAGAATCTCAGGGAATCAAAGCCAAGAGGAAGCCAAGTGCATCTTCCAAACCTTTGGTTGGAGAGGGAGAAGGTGCCGTCCTGTCCCCAAGTCAGAAACCTCATATCTGTGATCACTGTAGTGCTGCTTTCAGGAGCTCCTACCACCTGCGGAGACATGTCCTCATTCACACGGGAGAAAGACCTTTCCAGTGCAGCCAGTGTAGTATGGGTTTCATTCAGAAATACCTACTGCAGAGACACGAGAAAATTCACAGCAGAGAGAAACCCTTTGGATGCGATCAGTGCAGCATGAAGTTTATTCAGAAGTACCATATGGAGCGACACAAGAGGACACATAGTGGAGAAAAGCCATATAAGTGTGACACTTGCCAACAGTATTTTTCAAGGACTGACAGATTGTTGAAGCACAGGCGCACATGTGGGGAAGCCATAGCAAAAGGAGCCGCTAGcgcagaacctgggtcctcaaaCCATAACAGTATGGGTAATCTGGCTGTGTTGTCTCAGGGAAATACGAGTTCTTCAAGGAGAAAATCGAAGTCAAAAAGCATAGCTATTGAAAATAAGGAACACAAGACTGGCAAAACAAATGAATCACAAATGTCAAACAGTATAAACATGCAGAGTTACTCAGTAGAAATGCCTACTGTGTCTACCAGTGGGGGCATAATTGGCACTGGAATAGATGAACTACAGAAAAGGGTGCCAAAATTGATCtttaagaaaggaaacagaaagaatacagATAAAAGCTACCTTAATTTTGTGTCTCCGTTACCAGATGTAGTTGGGCAGAAATCCTTGTCTGGTAAAGCAAGTGGCTCACTTGGCATAGTATCGAATAACAGTGTGGAGACCGTCGGTCTTCTGCAGAGTGCAAGTGGCAAGCAAGGCCCGATAAGTAATAATTATGATGATGCCATGCAGTTTTCAAAGAAGAGAAGATACTTACCAACTGCCAGCAGCAACAGTGCCTTTTCTATCAATGTAGGACACATGGTCTCCCAGCAGTCAGTCATTCAGTCTGCAGGGGTCAGTGTTTTGGACAATGAGGCGCCATTGTCACTTATTGACTCCTCAGCTCTAAATGCTGAAATTAAGTCTTGTCACGACAAGTCTGGAATTCCTGATGAGGTTCTACAAAGCATTTTGGATCAGTATTCTAGCAAATCAGAAACGCAGAAGGAGGATCCTTTCAATTTAACAGAACCACGAGTGGATTTACACACCTCAGGAGAACACTCTGAATTGGTTCAAGAAGAAAATTTGAGCCCAGGCACCCAAACACCTTCAAATGACAAAACAAGCATGTTGCAAGAGTACTCCAAATACCTCCAGCAGGCCTTTGAAAAGTCCACGAATGCAGGTTTTACTCTTGGACACGGTTTCCAATTTGTCAGCTTGTCTTCACCTCTCCACAACCACACTTTGTTTCCAGAAAAACAGATATACACTACATCTCCTTTGGAGTGTGGTTTTGGCCAATCTGTTACCTCAGTGTTGCCATCTTCATTGCCAAAGCCTCCTTTTGGGATGTTGTTTGGATCTCAGCCAGGTCTTTATTTATCTGCTTTGGATGCTACACATCAGCAGTTGACACCTTCCCAGGAGCTGGATGACCTGATAGATTCTCAGAAGAACTTAGAGACATCATCAGCCTTCCAGGCCTCATCTCAGAAATTGACTAGCCAGAAGGAACAACAGAAAAATTTAGAGTCCTCAACAAGCTTTCAGATTCCATCTCAGGAGTTAGCTAGCCAGATTGGTCCTCAGAAAGACATAGAGCCTAGAACAACGTACCAGATTGAGAACTTTGCACAAGCATTTGGTTCTCAGTTTAAGTCGGGCAGCAGGGTGCCAATGACCTTTATCACTAACTCTAATGGAGAAGTGGACCATAGAGTAAGGACTTCAGTGTCAGATTTCTCAGGGTATACAAATATGATGTCTGATGTAAGTGAGCCATGTAGTACAAGAGTAAAGACACCcaccagccagagttacaggtaA